A region from the Pogoniulus pusillus isolate bPogPus1 chromosome 43, bPogPus1.pri, whole genome shotgun sequence genome encodes:
- the LOC135192584 gene encoding CD48 antigen-like: protein MAAESAVLLLLFLLCFVRAWAEQRQAEVVGAVHGEALLSSSLQNALSVHQVHWRRNHSLKVASRDSSRRVQYPNSPYRGRLQLLPNDSLRISDLRRSDSSTYQVYLEDEMGQEYVESILLTVYDQVPKPSVRAKVINDNPELCQATLECEVELEGVTYEWILPSKLQLAAQGGARQQVAFNPSVETYTCRVSNPVSSNSATLTYHHPCSWAGESSAAAPCTTTSLLLALAHLLLLLLLLTAA, encoded by the exons cctgggcagagcagcgccaggcagaggtggttggggcAGTGCACGGAGAGgctttgctcagctccagcctgcagaacGCCCTCTCGGTGCACCAAGTGCACTGGAGGCGAAACCACTCGCTgaaggtggccagcagggacagcagccgCAGGGTGCAGTACCCCAACAGCCCCTACCGGGGccgcctgcagctgctgcccaacgACAGCCTCAGGATCAGCGACCTGCGCCGCAGCGACAGCAGCACCTACCAGGTGTACCTGGAGGACGAGATGGGCCAGGAGTACGTGGAGAGCATCCTCCTGACGGTCTACG ATCAGGTGCCCAAGCCCTCGGTGAGAGCCAAAGTGATCAACGACAACccggagctgtgccaggccacTTTGGAGTGTGAGGTGGAGCTGGAGGGGGTGACCTATGAGTGGATCCTGCccagcaagctgcagctggcagctcagggtggtgccaggcagcaggtGGCCTTCAACCCCTCGGTGGAGACCTACACCTGCAGGGTCAGCAACCCTGTGTCCTCCAACAGTGCCACCCTCACCTACCACCACCCCTGCTCCTGGGCAG GTgagtcctctgctgctgccccctgtACCAccaccagcctgctgctggccctggcacacctcctgctgctcctcctcctcctcactgccGCCTGA